A genomic segment from Verrucomicrobiaceae bacterium encodes:
- a CDS encoding type II toxin-antitoxin system VapC family toxin, with protein MKPFADASFIVSFCAEDQHSTKARQWWKQHSRPMFTSRLALFEAENTIRVMRVARKLTAAGELHALESLKRAQLEGFIELWEVPVRRLYPAARRLSQHHNNQKGFGAMDILHVASALDMHCDTLLSFDEPQRDLAKAEGLKVAP; from the coding sequence ATGAAGCCGTTCGCAGACGCCAGTTTCATCGTGTCCTTTTGTGCTGAGGATCAACACAGCACCAAGGCGAGGCAGTGGTGGAAACAGCATTCGCGCCCGATGTTCACTTCCCGATTGGCGCTGTTTGAGGCGGAAAACACGATTCGCGTGATGCGTGTCGCACGGAAGCTGACGGCAGCCGGAGAATTGCACGCTCTTGAATCTCTGAAACGGGCGCAACTGGAAGGCTTCATCGAGCTGTGGGAAGTGCCGGTGCGCAGACTTTACCCGGCCGCGAGGCGATTGAGCCAGCATCACAACAATCAAAAGGGTTTTGGAGCGATGGACATCCTTCACGTTGCCAGTGCTCTCGACATGCATTGCGATACGCTGCTGTCCTTTGATGAGCCACAAAGAGACTTGGCAAAAGCCGAGGGGTTAAAAGTAGCACCTTGA